Proteins found in one Quercus robur chromosome 2, dhQueRobu3.1, whole genome shotgun sequence genomic segment:
- the LOC126713161 gene encoding protein MAINTENANCE OF MERISTEMS-like codes for MDPHGAIQTLCTRQDKHRSSLLFDAHLEGEEVPGVLTCRHRDKGLVEGGVDGLDPRILAYITDAGLDGLLRVPHMDIDHALITALVERWRPETHSFHLPHGEMTITLQDMEVIMGVPVDGLPLVESIPSTGSWREVCRRLLGRIPPNRELRNPRKNTGVLEGASIKAKWLEDQFRDPLPVDAPEALVQKYARFYILELLGGTLFMDKSGERISVRYLQYFDPISNGKKYSWGSAALSWLYRHLCKASEKTAKQIGGALLLVQLWAWARFPHICPVMRHPHQALPPGPLAVRWKGAKITTEHSMHVLRAYRVSFTSLRPNQIVWEPYRNYLRSLPAYCTAGQRIWRSIVPLIHFWVVEGHHPERVLRQFGMKQGIPENVDTSIELHKITLQGKHEKDWAQIHAPHIAKWAAHAKIADAPAFHGEMNYNDEYLVWFRPRTIRHITKETSYWDTLVESQLHIITKCEPGSEIYTDCINALQAVEEIGRLSLDHARDVGNTSEPAVRRGRQASGRQGRGGCQSSQRHTSSRPPTSGQRHTPVPTSSRRPTSAQRPTSGSRHTPVPTSSRRHTPVPTSSRRHTPVHDHTMEEASQTTDEMWDDTAYDVGSMAHDDTGPSHTFAHRDTFGSPSMRSDGTCPPTPPSTSLLPTTRTSPPLTASLAPAVLDGRDEMRFMPTPGRPTPVAAPPEFVHTEFIQTQIPTPPAEPSHIEDRPRRPQRTRTHPPDCGTGHGKVRPVKEPVRRRKRE; via the exons ATGGACCCACATGGAGCTATACAGACTTTGTGCACGAGGCAGGATAAGCATCGTTCAAGTTTGCTTTTCGATGCTCATTTGGAAGGCGAG GAAGTGCCAGGTGTATTGACTTGTCGTCACCGAGACAAAGGTCTGGTTGAAGGAGGGGTAGATGGGCTAGATCCACGAATTCTCGCTTATATCACTGATGCGGGGTTAGATGGGCTGCTTCGGGTCCCACATATGGACATTGACCACGCATTGATCACAGCGTTGGTGGAGAGATGGCGGCCGGAGACGCACTCATTTCACTTGCCCCACGGTGAGATGACCATCACACTACAAGATATGGAGGTTATAATGGGGGTACCTGTAGATGGCTTGCCGTTGGTGGAATCTATACCCTCGACGGGCAGTTGGCGTGAAGTCTGCAGAAGATTGCTAGGGCGTATTCCGCCAAATAGAGAACTTAGAAACCCAAGAAAGAACACTGGAGTGCTGGAAGGGGCGAGCATAAAAGCCAAATGGCTTGAGGATCAGTTTCGCGACCCTCTCCCGGTTGACGCCCCTGAGGCGCTTGTGCAGAAGTATGCTCGTTTTTACATATTGGAGTTGTTAGGTGGTACGCTATTTATGGATAAGTCTGGAGAACGGATCTCAGTTAGGTATTTGCAATATTTCGATCCAATCAGCAATGGAAAAAAGTATAGTTGGGGTAGTGCAGCACTAAGTTGGCTCTATAGACACCTCTGTAAGGCATCAGAGAAGACAGCCAAGCAGATTGGGGGTGCACTACTATTGGTGCAGTTGTGGGCGTGGGCGAGGTTTCCCCACATATGTCCTGTGATGAGGCATCCACACCAGGCACTGCCTCCAGGTCCACTTGCTGTCAG ATGGAAAGGGGCTAAGATAACAACTGAACATTCGATGCACGTCCTACGTGCCTATCGTGTGTCGTTTACTTCACTGCGGCCAAATCAG ATTGTTTGGGAACCGTACAGAAATTATTTGCGTTCTCTACCCGCATATTGTACGGCAGGCCAACGTATATGGAGGTCTATTGTGCCGCTGATACATTTTTGGGTGGTTGAAGGCCATCATCCCGAACGTGTTCTCCGACAGTTTGGGATGAAGCAAGGCATACCAGAAAATGTTGATACTTCAATTGAACTGCACAAGATCACCCTCCAGGGCAAGCACGAAAAAGATTGGGCCCAAATACATGCCCCGCATATTGCTAAATGGGCTGCGCACGCCAAAATTGCCGATGCACCGGCCTTTCACGGGGAGATGAACTACAATGACGAGTATTTGGTTTGGTTTCGTCCCCGCACTATTCGCCATATTACAAAAGAGACTTCGTACTGGGACACTTTG GTTGAATCACAGTTGCACATTATAACGAAGTGCGAACCAGGGTCTGAGATCTACACCGATTGTATTAATGCCTTGCAAGCTGTTGAAGAGATCGGTCGGTTATCCTTGGACCATGCACGTGACGTGGGCAACACAAGTGAACCAGCTGTACGACGTGGTCGGCAAGCAAGTGGACGTCAAGGGCGTGGAGGCTGTCAATCTAGCCAGCGTCATACATCTAGTCGGCCTCCCACATCTGGTCAGCGTCACACACCCGTGCCCACATCTAGTCGACGTCCCACATCTGCTCAGCGTCCTACATCTGGTTCGCGTCACACACCCGTGCCCACATCTAGTCGGCGTCACACACCCGTGCCCACATCTAGTCGGCGCCACACACCCGTGCATGACCACACCATGGAGGAAGCAAGTCAGACAACAGATGAGATGTGGGACGACACTGCTTATGACGTAGGGTCCATGGCACACGATGATACGGGTCCATCCCATACGTTTGCCCATAGAGACACATTTGGGTCCCCATCCATGAGGAGCGATGGTACTTGCCCACCCACACCCCCTAGTACATCTCTGTTGCCCACCACCCGTACGTCTCCCCCACTGACTGCCAGCCTTGCCCCCGCAGTTTTAGATGGTAGAGATGAGATGAGGTTCATGCCCACTCCTGGGCGACCCACCCCTGTTGCTGCCCCCCCTGAGTTTGTGCATACCGAGTTTATCCAGACACAAATACCCACCCCCCCAGCAGAGCCTTCGCACATCGAGGATCGGCCACGAAGGCCGCAACGCACACGGACACATCCTCCTGACTGTGGGACTGGACATG GCAAGGTGAGACCAGTCAAGGAACCGGTGAGGAGAAGAAAACGAGAATGA